One window of Papaver somniferum cultivar HN1 chromosome 9, ASM357369v1, whole genome shotgun sequence genomic DNA carries:
- the LOC113312259 gene encoding uncharacterized protein LOC113312259: protein MEVKTRFESKRAFKKHIRGYCVASRYQFKLDRSDPTRVKAEHRFKLEHECPWFVYASKKEDEKTFVLRKVNLEDTCPGDHRNRNRSADPHFVKDFVLDKLKNKPKKVVPDPYKIKENFLAEKKVNIPYQCAWKDRNLVSESFYGNYKESCNEVPAFCTMFTKCNEGYVAKFTFDTKNNTFESMTLSFEPSMGGFRKGCRGVIGLDACHLTGEFGGVLMSATALDGHNGLVMLGIVVCRGETKENWIIFLKHLRDAILAHPVKVAFISDRQKGLLEVVPINESMHLYKNFKKYYKGLELYESLWNAAKAYKVKHFQEHLDNIVKENAEAGLYLDREDPATWSRAFLTLFIVVNI from the exons ATGGAAGTAAAAACTAGATTTGAAAGTAAACGTGCATTTAAGAAACATATTAGAGGTTATTGTGTTGCAAGTAGATATCAATTTAAGTTGGATAGAAGTGATCCCACCAGAGTTAAGGCTGAGCATAGGTTTAAATTAGAACATGAATGTCCTTGGTTTGTGTATGCTAGCAAGAAGGAGGATGAGAAGACTTTTGTCCTTAGGAAAGTGAATTTGGAAGACACTTGTCCAGGAGATCACAGAAATAGGAATAGATCTGCTGATCCTCATTttgtaaaagattttgtgcttgaTAAGTTAAAGAATAAGCCTAAAAAAGTTGTTCCAGACCCTTATAAAATCAAGGAAAACTTCTTAGCTGAAAAGAAAGTCAATATACCATATCAGTGTGCATGGAAGGATAGAAATCTAGTTTCAGAGTCATTTTATGGGAATTACAAAGAGAGTTGCAATGAAGTACCAGCCTTTTGCACAATGTTTACCAAGTGTAATGAAGGCTATGTTGCTAAGTTCACATTTGACACTAAGAATAACACATTTGAAAGTATGACATTGTCATTTGAACCTTCAATGGGAGGTTTTCGCAAAGGCTGTAGGGGAGTTATAGGACTTGATGCTTGTCATCTAACAGGAGAGTTTGGGGGAGTATTGATGTCTGCAACTGCACTTGATGGACATAATGGGTTAGTAATGTTGGGGATTGTGGTATGCAGAGGTGAAACAAAGGAGAATTGGataatttttttgaagcatttgcgGGATGCCATCCTAGCACATCCAGTGAAAGTGGCTTTCATTTCAGATAGGCAGAAAGGGTTATTGGAAGTTGTTCCTATA AATGAAAGCATGCATTTATACAAAAATTTCAAGAAGTATTACAAGGGTCTTGAATTATATGAATCTTTGTGGAATGCAGCAAAAGCATACAAAGTAAAGCATTTTCAG GAACATTTGGACAATATTGTCAAAGAGAATGCTGAAGCTGGTCTTTATCTTGACAGAGAAGATCCTGCTACATGGTCCAGGGCCTTTTTAACCCTATTCATTGTTGTGAACATATGA